From Slackia heliotrinireducens DSM 20476:
GGTGTTCCTTCGCAAAGGATTAGAAGCAGGCACCCAGGAGGAGGACGCCATGCTTTCCGCCTTCGCCCCCGGAAACGAAGAGGCTCTGAGGCAGGACATGGCCGACTCGGGTCGCCTGTGCCTGCTGTACGAAGAGGCCCGCCGCCATGCTGCCTTGGATTGGGCGGTAGAGAACCTGACAGATCAGCCCTCGTCGAACAGGTGATGCAGAAACCCTTCGCGGTCGTCCATGAACATCTTCGTGATCTGGTACGGATCGGTTTCTTCGTATTCGCATTCCGAAATCGCGTCATCGAATCGCAGGATCTGTGCCCCCGGCAATCCCAAAAGAATCGGCGAATGGGTCGCGATGATGAACTGCGAACCTGTCTGCGCCCTTTGATGCAGATACAGCAGCAACGTGAGCTGGCGTTGGGGGGATAGCGCCGCTTCCGGCTCGTCCATGAGGAACAGTCCTTCGCGCTTCACGCTTTGCATGAACGCCAGAAAACCTTCGCCATGGGACATCTCCGCGTAGTTGAACCGAGGGTCGAGGTATTCGATCGTCGCCATGCGCGCCACGTTCAGAAACGTCTCCGCCTTGAAATAGTATCCCGCCTGCGGACGGCGTCCTCCGCGTTGCGTGCGCAGGGCTTCCCCCAGCTCAGTAGTGTGTTCGTAGGTGCTGAACGCGAAATTGCGGGTGCCTCCCTCCAGGTTGAACCCG
This genomic window contains:
- a CDS encoding AAA family ATPase, with protein sequence MYDMRYLLSCWVDWDALPAQSYVRGIPAIASMGTVNFAGNVTFFVGENGSGKSTLLEAIAMAFGFNLEGGTRNFAFSTYEHTTELGEALRTQRGGRRPQAGYYFKAETFLNVARMATIEYLDPRFNYAEMSHGEGFLAFMQSVKREGLFLMDEPEAALSPQRQLTLLLYLHQRAQTGSQFIIATHSPILLGLPGAQILRFDDAISECEYEETDPYQITKMFMDDREGFLHHLFDEG